The Mariprofundus ferrinatatus DNA window GATGAATCGAGGCCCGGACACGGACTGGGGCTGGCGATAGTAAACGATATCGTCACCACTTATGGTGGCCGGATCAGTGCCGGCAGATCCGAAATGCTTGGGGGTCTTCGGGTTGAGCTATCACTGCCTCTTCAAAGCAGCCAGGAATCCACTAAACAATAATCCTCCCCTTTCAGTTTCATTTCAGCATCACGCCATAGCGTCGTCACGTCCGGCCGTTCCGTCCGGCATCAATCTGATATGGAGCATTCAATGAAAAAAACCGTGACATCCTTTATCGCCGCTCTGGCTGCCATCACCTCAGTGGCGCCTGCGGCACATGCAAGCGACCCTTACATCGGCGTCGGCGTCGGCTCATTCATTCTTAATGACGGCATCTCGAAAAAAGCCAGCACTATCGGAACATATCTGCAGGTCGGAGATAATTTTTCGGAGTTTCTGGGTGGTGAAATCCGCATCGGAACCAGCGGCAACACCAAGGAAGAGTTCGCCATCATTCCGGGTAATAAGGTTGACTATTTCGCCGCAGCATTCCTGAAGCCGCAGATCAAAATCGCTGAGGATTTCACCGCTTACGCTCTGGTTGGCATGGGCACCATCCGCGCCACTCACTACCCTGTTGCAGGACTCTCCTCGAGCAAAAGCCGCAGCGGCCTCGGCTACGGCCTGGGATTCTCCTACAGCGCCATGGAGAACCTCGGTATCTCCGGAGAGTGGTCACACCTGAACACAAAACCTAAGGGAGCAACCTCAGTCAACTACAAGGGTGTCAGCGCCAGCATGTACACCCTCTCGCTGCAGTACCACTTCTTCTGATCTGCAGATCTCCTCTCGAAAAGGCTGTAGTGGTACAGCGTGGGGTGGCCTTCCGGTTTATGCCGAAGGGCCACCCCTCAAAGAGAGGTCTAACTCCTGAAATAGACAACCACCAGATGATAGCCGAACCTTGTTTTGATCGGCCCGTGCACCTTCAATAATGGCTTCTTGAAAATCACATCCTCGATCGGCTTAAGCAGCTGACCGGGGTAGATCTCGCCCAGATCACCATCGCGCTTCCTGGAAGGACAGATCGAGTGTTTGCGGGCCAGCTTGGCAAAATCGTCACCCTTGCCGAGACGCTCTTTCAGCTTCTCGGCCTCATCTTTCGTTTTCACCAGAATATGTTTTGCCATTGCGCTTCGCATCAGGCTGATTATCTCTGAATGTTCCGGTTGTCAGTTATTTGTAAGCGGCAAGGGCTGCAGATACAGCAACGCCGTTGTTTACCGGCGCATTGATCCGGCCCAGCACCTCATCGAGTGCGGCCAGGCATTTGAGCACATTATCCTTGCGTGCGGCATAACCCATCAGGCCGATTCGCCAAACCTTGCCGGCCATCGGTCCAAGGCCTGCGCCGATCTCAAGGTTGTAGTCATTGAGCAGGGCACCACGCACTGCGGCATCGTCAACACCGTCAGGAATGGTGACGGCATTGAGTTGCGGCAGCCGCTCGGCCTCCGGCACCACGAATGTGAGTCCCATAGCCTCCAGCCCCGCCTTCAGTGCATTGTGATGCAGGCGATGCCTTGCCCACGAGTTCTCCAGCCCCTCATTGTGCAGAATCACCAGCGATTCGTGCAGTGCGTACAGGGTATTTACCGGAGCGGTATGATGGTAGGCACGCTTGGCACCCTGCCCCCAGTAACCCATGACCAGATTAAGATCGAGGAACCAGCTCTGTACGGGCGATTTGCGCCCCTTGATCGCCGCAATAGCTCGATCGTTAAAGGAGACAGGAGAGAGGCCGGGCACACATGAAAGGCACTTCTGGGTACCGGAGTAGATTGCATCCACGCCCCACGCATCGACGCGCAACTCGGTGCCGCCGAGGGAGGTCACTGCATCAACGATGGTCAGGCAATCATACCTGTGTGCCAGTTCCACCAGCGTTTTGACATCCGAGGATGCGCCGGTGGAGGTCTCCGCTTGCACGAATGCCACCACCTTCGCCTCCGGATGCGCCTGCAGTGCATCCTCGAGCTTGTTGGCATCGACCGCCCTGCCCCACTCATCCTGTACCATGACAGCTGTGCCGCCGCAGCGCTCGACATTCTCTTTCATGCGGCCACCAAAAACACCGTTCTGGCAAACGATCACGGTATCGCCCGGTTCGACAAGGTTGACAAAACAGGTCTCCATACCGGCGGATCCGGGTGCTGATACGGGAATCGTCAGCTGGTTGCCGGTCTGGAATGCCTGCTGCAGCAACTCCTTCATCTCATCCATCATGGCAACGAACATTGGATCGAGATGACCGATCGTGGGCCTTGCCATCGCC harbors:
- a CDS encoding porin family protein encodes the protein MKKTVTSFIAALAAITSVAPAAHASDPYIGVGVGSFILNDGISKKASTIGTYLQVGDNFSEFLGGEIRIGTSGNTKEEFAIIPGNKVDYFAAAFLKPQIKIAEDFTAYALVGMGTIRATHYPVAGLSSSKSRSGLGYGLGFSYSAMENLGISGEWSHLNTKPKGATSVNYKGVSASMYTLSLQYHFF
- a CDS encoding peptidylprolyl isomerase; amino-acid sequence: MRSAMAKHILVKTKDEAEKLKERLGKGDDFAKLARKHSICPSRKRDGDLGEIYPGQLLKPIEDVIFKKPLLKVHGPIKTRFGYHLVVVYFRS
- a CDS encoding pyridoxal-phosphate-dependent aminotransferase family protein; the protein is MTTSFYPPQRTLMGPGPSDVNPRVSQAMARPTIGHLDPMFVAMMDEMKELLQQAFQTGNQLTIPVSAPGSAGMETCFVNLVEPGDTVIVCQNGVFGGRMKENVERCGGTAVMVQDEWGRAVDANKLEDALQAHPEAKVVAFVQAETSTGASSDVKTLVELAHRYDCLTIVDAVTSLGGTELRVDAWGVDAIYSGTQKCLSCVPGLSPVSFNDRAIAAIKGRKSPVQSWFLDLNLVMGYWGQGAKRAYHHTAPVNTLYALHESLVILHNEGLENSWARHRLHHNALKAGLEAMGLTFVVPEAERLPQLNAVTIPDGVDDAAVRGALLNDYNLEIGAGLGPMAGKVWRIGLMGYAARKDNVLKCLAALDEVLGRINAPVNNGVAVSAALAAYK